One Roseimaritima multifibrata DNA window includes the following coding sequences:
- a CDS encoding glutamine amidotransferase, whose protein sequence is MQITWNPTFGSIWLVVLAFVIVFLLLYLVRPQQDGLTPSRQRWLLGLRSGGALILLLAMLRPTMVRTTETPVPATLAVLLDGSSSMSLPSGDGRDRWTVQSEVWSKLLPSLQGRDEMLDVQVFQYAQKASPLTMEAVSDWLSTQPTGRETDLSIPLQSAVSQASGRPLAGVVMVGDGTQTSRAQGGGAQQSARLLAALEVPLWTVPIGQRRGDETERDVEITDVPESLRLFSGNSFKLPVTIRTQSLAGADIPVRVRWVPQALDASGQPSAPIENETSIRSVVPRTQSDSQAMEFSLEAPAPGRYQLEVSADNQAGEALTINNQQIAFVDVREGGGRILYLEGEPREEQLRLRLALRRFPDLELVYQWIRRDTESTWPVDLSAALQPDQFDIYILGDLHAKALGNDQLELLQKRVAEGAGLMMLGGLNTYDEGGYGQSPLAEVLPIQLSPEAARPVDSPPSPEMQIQGPVPLRVVRNHPLVQIGDANRPQATFDQLPPLTGANRFTGIKAIPGVQVLLESDQKDPLLVVGEYGNGRVVTFAGDSTWQWWRKGASLQHRRFWRQIMLWLMARDTLSDDAIAIELEGRRFAVDATPSFTVRARFSQSKTLETPLTAELVDSAGTVTSLPVIRQPAADGEAIVSGKLSNLSPGIYRMRASASGEDSPLKPDEIAFQVIDNDREKLRPIADPAFLEQLADLTGEAGGKAFAVDELDQLIDAINRRRSDAALPITKQYRLGNDPGTGWLLFLLFAGCLGTDWALRRRWGLA, encoded by the coding sequence ATGCAGATCACTTGGAACCCCACCTTCGGATCGATTTGGCTGGTCGTGCTAGCCTTTGTGATCGTCTTTCTGCTGCTGTACCTGGTCCGTCCACAACAAGACGGCCTGACGCCAAGCCGCCAACGTTGGTTGCTGGGGCTGCGCAGTGGCGGGGCCCTGATATTACTTCTCGCGATGTTGCGTCCGACGATGGTCCGTACAACCGAAACCCCGGTGCCCGCGACGCTTGCTGTTTTACTGGATGGCTCCAGCAGCATGTCCCTACCAAGCGGCGACGGTCGCGACCGCTGGACCGTCCAATCGGAAGTCTGGAGCAAGCTTTTGCCTTCGCTGCAGGGACGCGACGAAATGCTGGACGTTCAAGTATTTCAGTACGCTCAAAAAGCCTCTCCGCTAACCATGGAAGCTGTCAGCGATTGGCTGAGCACGCAACCAACAGGCAGAGAAACCGACCTATCGATTCCACTTCAATCCGCGGTTTCCCAGGCCTCCGGTCGACCACTTGCTGGAGTCGTGATGGTTGGCGATGGAACGCAGACCAGCCGAGCGCAAGGGGGCGGGGCCCAGCAATCGGCTCGGCTGCTGGCTGCCCTGGAAGTCCCGCTATGGACCGTTCCGATCGGTCAACGTCGTGGCGATGAAACCGAACGGGATGTCGAAATCACCGATGTCCCTGAAAGCCTTCGTTTGTTTAGTGGAAACAGTTTTAAGCTGCCCGTAACGATCCGCACACAATCGCTGGCAGGGGCGGACATCCCGGTTCGCGTCCGCTGGGTGCCACAGGCCCTCGATGCCAGCGGGCAACCGAGCGCCCCGATTGAAAACGAAACATCCATTCGCTCCGTCGTCCCGCGTACTCAGTCTGACTCCCAGGCGATGGAGTTCTCTTTAGAAGCTCCTGCACCGGGGCGTTACCAACTGGAAGTCTCCGCCGATAACCAAGCGGGCGAAGCACTGACCATCAACAACCAACAGATCGCATTTGTCGATGTGCGAGAGGGGGGCGGACGCATCCTCTACCTCGAAGGCGAACCACGCGAAGAACAACTTCGGCTACGGCTGGCGCTGCGACGCTTCCCCGACCTGGAACTGGTCTACCAATGGATTCGTCGTGACACCGAATCGACTTGGCCGGTTGATCTGTCGGCGGCCCTCCAGCCCGACCAGTTTGACATTTACATATTGGGCGACCTCCATGCCAAGGCACTGGGGAACGACCAATTGGAATTGCTACAGAAACGGGTCGCTGAAGGGGCTGGATTGATGATGCTGGGTGGATTAAACACCTACGACGAAGGGGGCTACGGACAATCTCCGTTGGCCGAGGTGCTACCGATCCAGCTTTCCCCCGAAGCGGCGCGTCCTGTCGATTCGCCTCCCTCGCCGGAAATGCAAATTCAGGGCCCCGTACCGCTTCGCGTTGTCCGCAATCACCCTTTGGTTCAGATCGGCGACGCCAACAGACCGCAAGCCACCTTTGACCAACTTCCGCCACTGACGGGTGCCAACCGTTTCACCGGAATCAAAGCGATTCCCGGAGTCCAAGTATTGTTGGAAAGCGACCAAAAAGATCCATTGTTGGTGGTGGGTGAATACGGCAATGGACGTGTCGTTACATTCGCTGGCGACAGTACCTGGCAATGGTGGCGGAAAGGGGCAAGCCTACAGCATCGACGATTCTGGCGGCAAATCATGTTATGGCTGATGGCTCGCGACACCCTTTCCGACGATGCGATCGCCATCGAACTCGAAGGCCGGCGGTTTGCTGTCGATGCAACCCCTAGCTTCACCGTCCGGGCTCGGTTCTCTCAATCGAAAACATTGGAAACTCCCTTGACCGCGGAACTGGTCGATTCGGCGGGTACCGTCACCTCGCTTCCGGTCATTCGACAACCTGCAGCCGATGGTGAAGCGATTGTGTCGGGAAAACTATCCAACCTAAGTCCCGGGATCTATCGAATGCGGGCGAGTGCCAGCGGCGAGGATTCTCCGCTGAAACCGGATGAGATCGCGTTCCAGGTAATCGACAATGATCGTGAAAAACTCCGCCCGATCGCCGATCCCGCTTTCTTAGAACAACTGGCGGATTTAACCGGCGAGGCGGGAGGGAAAGCATTTGCCGTCGACGAACTGGATCAATTGATCGATGCCATTAACCGACGGCGTAGCGATGCGGCGCTGCCGATCACCAAACAGTATCGTTTAGGAAATGATCCGGGGACGGGCTGGTTGCTATTCCTACTATTTGCGGGCTGTTTGGGGACGGACTGGGCACTCCGCCGGCGATGGGGGTTGGCTTAA
- a CDS encoding BatA domain-containing protein, whose amino-acid sequence MSFLNATLIFGALAAAIPIVLHLIAKKQPQRMLFPAVRFLSERVEVQRSKLRIRRWLLLALRAALLAILALALAQPQIHASAGGTWLTIAIAFLFGLALLALAATAISRQMTRSLVLGLTAAGLALLILAIGWSGFVWAGTAPVQALDSSPAAVAIVIDNSPRSGYLIENKTRLDKLKSTARWLVTRYPADSRITIMDRSARPASYSLDTAAAVRGIDKLDPLQNVQPLADRIEAAVRLVRSSELERKAVFVLSDLSEQSWFPSGKDDPETAESPLLRLLSEAPPVRLQILPVDFQRDGRESPPTTPPQNRRLGLPRLSDTSPPQQVSVPLQIVVTSEPDTPASEVRCEAQLYALDPTLPAVRDGQTVLPKLQTVDRTSVQLAGGESAEMILTLPPLPIGTHHGQIHLLGNDPLAIDDTRFFSLVVRPPAKLLIASSDTAAADHLEKLLNADFGPGDPRAEFVVQRTRGTKWTAAQLQAVDAVALLDPNPDQVSETDANSLLKWVSEGGSLFVALGGSSRGSLVTTEPSTAPTASSDEEAIVDDQRPPRRRLFPLKRIWRVPEPGTFLEIIRPDHPVMQELSAIPGGVPWAPFRIHRYWQLATDPSDSVLARYAGTSNGAVIERAFGSGRMILMTTPLAPSYQHPQADWNELSSAGSAWPSFLMLRQIFSYLGNRDEPGLNVQVGDAVALAVGVRDAESENQDASEDLRRLQMFSADSPPVPVPVTSGLATVGTTSNGGNYWLRGIQPAIGFSVNLSPEATNLKSIEPADLEALLGAENFDFISDAESIRESEGGGRDLRPLYSQAMLLVLGLFLFEQILANRFYRTGNSRPALSTRLRSSGAA is encoded by the coding sequence ATGTCTTTTCTTAACGCGACTTTGATCTTTGGGGCTTTGGCCGCTGCGATCCCTATCGTGCTGCACCTGATCGCCAAGAAACAACCGCAGCGGATGCTCTTCCCGGCGGTCCGTTTTTTGTCAGAACGTGTCGAGGTGCAACGTTCCAAGCTGCGAATCCGGCGATGGTTGCTGCTGGCCCTTCGCGCAGCGCTACTGGCAATACTAGCCCTGGCACTTGCTCAACCCCAGATTCACGCAAGTGCTGGCGGGACCTGGCTGACGATCGCAATCGCATTTCTATTCGGGTTGGCGCTGCTGGCCTTAGCGGCAACCGCCATCTCGCGACAAATGACGCGAAGCCTTGTTCTAGGACTGACCGCCGCTGGCCTTGCCCTGCTGATCCTAGCGATCGGGTGGAGCGGATTTGTGTGGGCAGGCACCGCCCCAGTGCAAGCCCTTGATTCATCACCAGCCGCCGTCGCTATCGTCATCGACAATTCCCCCCGAAGCGGATACCTGATCGAAAATAAGACTCGACTGGACAAACTGAAATCGACAGCGCGATGGCTGGTAACTCGCTACCCCGCCGACAGCCGGATCACCATCATGGATCGCTCGGCTCGCCCGGCCTCCTATTCATTGGATACGGCTGCCGCGGTTCGCGGAATCGACAAACTGGATCCACTGCAAAACGTTCAACCATTGGCGGACCGCATCGAAGCCGCAGTCCGGCTGGTGCGGAGCAGCGAACTGGAACGCAAAGCCGTCTTTGTGCTATCGGACCTATCGGAACAAAGCTGGTTTCCTTCCGGCAAAGACGATCCTGAAACGGCGGAGTCTCCTTTGCTCCGGCTACTTTCCGAAGCCCCGCCGGTTCGCTTGCAAATCCTTCCCGTTGATTTCCAACGCGACGGCCGCGAATCACCTCCGACAACTCCGCCGCAAAACCGCCGCTTGGGACTGCCCCGACTCTCCGACACTTCGCCTCCTCAGCAGGTATCGGTCCCGCTTCAGATTGTTGTCACTTCAGAACCGGACACACCGGCAAGCGAAGTTCGCTGCGAGGCTCAGCTGTACGCCCTCGATCCGACACTGCCGGCGGTCCGCGATGGGCAAACAGTGCTCCCCAAACTTCAGACCGTCGACCGAACCAGCGTTCAACTGGCTGGTGGCGAATCGGCGGAGATGATCCTGACGCTACCTCCTCTTCCCATCGGCACGCATCACGGTCAGATCCATTTACTAGGAAACGATCCGCTGGCAATTGACGACACACGTTTCTTTAGTTTGGTTGTCCGTCCACCGGCCAAACTATTGATTGCCAGCAGCGACACGGCCGCGGCCGACCACCTAGAAAAACTATTAAACGCCGATTTCGGTCCCGGGGACCCGCGCGCCGAATTTGTCGTGCAACGCACGCGTGGCACCAAGTGGACTGCGGCTCAACTGCAGGCCGTCGATGCGGTTGCGTTGCTGGACCCGAATCCGGATCAGGTTTCTGAAACCGATGCGAACTCCCTCCTTAAATGGGTTTCCGAAGGAGGCAGTCTATTTGTTGCGTTGGGCGGAAGTTCCCGCGGCTCGCTTGTCACCACCGAACCGTCCACGGCACCGACAGCTTCCAGCGACGAAGAGGCGATCGTCGACGACCAACGCCCTCCTCGGCGACGGCTGTTCCCTTTGAAACGAATCTGGCGAGTCCCCGAACCAGGCACGTTTTTAGAAATCATTCGCCCGGACCATCCGGTGATGCAGGAACTATCGGCGATTCCCGGCGGCGTCCCGTGGGCTCCGTTTCGAATCCATCGATACTGGCAACTAGCGACCGACCCGAGCGATTCGGTGCTGGCCCGTTACGCAGGTACATCCAATGGCGCCGTCATTGAACGCGCCTTCGGCAGTGGGCGAATGATCTTGATGACCACGCCGCTTGCTCCCTCGTACCAGCATCCACAAGCGGACTGGAACGAACTATCGAGTGCAGGAAGCGCCTGGCCCTCCTTTTTGATGCTGCGACAGATCTTCAGCTATCTGGGGAACCGCGACGAACCGGGCCTGAATGTCCAAGTCGGCGATGCGGTTGCGTTGGCCGTTGGCGTAAGGGATGCGGAAAGCGAAAACCAAGACGCTTCAGAAGACCTCCGACGACTGCAAATGTTCTCAGCCGATTCGCCTCCCGTCCCCGTTCCGGTAACCAGCGGCTTAGCGACGGTGGGAACAACCTCAAACGGAGGGAACTATTGGCTTCGCGGAATCCAACCGGCCATCGGATTTTCAGTAAACCTGTCTCCCGAAGCGACCAACCTAAAGTCGATCGAACCGGCCGACCTAGAGGCTCTGCTGGGAGCGGAAAATTTTGATTTCATTTCCGATGCGGAATCGATCCGCGAATCCGAAGGTGGCGGCCGCGACCTTCGCCCCCTCTACTCACAAGCGATGCTGTTGGTATTAGGGCTGTTTCTTTTCGAACAAATTCTGGCAAATCGTTTCTACCGCACGGGCAATAGTCGGCCCGCACTCTCCACACGACTTCGTTCGTCTGGAGCGGCTTGA
- a CDS encoding efflux RND transporter permease subunit, whose translation MSLQHTENNVKDWLPSEFRETSELAWFGKYFAGERFILATWPGCTEDDQRLQLFAQKLRSEAEGSTPAVLPANWEAAKETAAKLQLMLPSDHHKNWGGLDEKWLVSATGRWYYLTPDGKLYRWDVESNAVHSSWIAFQRATGSYKLDGTFVAAFGGPPGKRVANPYYNDPALLSAPLFRSVQTGPDVASLLAVEGGPLWPVDLTDPELKPQIARRHAIDRLTGTLYAPAVPHEFDWTAEGFARVVEEYRDSKSEESDDIASAEAASEVATDSSKPLPAELVEAFDLALQQFTQARYQGDREALLNADTKQHDEAWYAVFDAVEIKPPPRQTCVMVTLTPLGEQKLPYVVGRGVMGGPRGRLLTLAEQSGLEAAAIPSSAPPPFNVVEAVGSSGRPPLRLGGPPVDNVTIDEEGTITLSRLVGYSVLLGFGLSYLCFRSLKVTIMIFAVGGMSAVFGMAMVGWTGTAVDAILLSMPSLVYVLGLSGAIHVVNYYRDEVESEGPAGAAGRAFRHALVPCTLAAVTTAIGLMSLYTSNITPIRKFGFFSALGVLATVIILFAYLPAALETFIPHLAKKRQTKKKSIGDGGVLGRAWGAVGDFIVKRHWWVSTAATALLIFCLLGLFKIQTTVQLLKLFSADSRIINDYAWLEDNFGKLVPMELVVRLPESPDAEVAAAEPAEDTRSSWNQTASNAATTSADPEMSMLEKVEAVSRIQHVVEQALGETGLGIVGQAMSTATFLPDLPPPSNGAIKSERYLFNQELTVGRNDLKGSDYFRVEENGPFAGSDLFRISLRVSALSDVDYGRFIYQLRETVEPVLEAYRSEEQIKQRMPTRSRGVRKIVVLGRGAPEHLGVEPVLQPKPEMTPEERKASETLAQRTLRFLEGTPPATDSRVIDQRSIYETTLAELLRNHSSTRVLWHDPSDGKLDGKETHEQWGKNLESADMIIMLRDHEDYDLSFIEQHAKNWIDVRQIPFDRTIPTVVDEIPVAENAGPVEVVYTGVVPVVYKAQRTLLHSLVESIGWAFVLIAGVMTILLNPGRMPFTWFAPSNLGFGFAAGCVAMIPNIFPVAVVFGTMCHMGIKIDIGTMMTASVAMGVAVDDTIHFLSWFRHNLDTGMERIEAIKATYRRVGPAMTQTTIVGGLGLFVFALSSFTPTQQFGTLMLVMLAAALVGDLIFLPALLAGPLGRLFKARPPKPTANLTAPISEQDPPEFDSTSNENGRSSGSGPHSAESQPQSQTRSSVPPPASLRTRGLRTDQPHQYDPSSDPGPH comes from the coding sequence ATGAGTCTCCAGCACACGGAGAACAATGTTAAGGATTGGCTGCCATCGGAATTCCGCGAAACCTCCGAACTTGCTTGGTTTGGTAAATATTTCGCCGGGGAACGTTTCATCCTTGCAACCTGGCCAGGCTGCACCGAGGACGATCAACGACTGCAGCTGTTTGCTCAGAAACTGAGAAGCGAAGCGGAAGGGTCGACGCCTGCGGTCCTGCCGGCGAACTGGGAAGCCGCAAAAGAAACCGCTGCAAAATTGCAGTTGATGCTCCCTTCGGACCATCACAAGAACTGGGGTGGCCTGGACGAGAAATGGTTGGTCAGCGCGACGGGACGTTGGTATTACCTAACGCCAGACGGAAAACTATACCGCTGGGACGTCGAATCGAACGCCGTTCATTCTTCATGGATCGCGTTTCAGCGAGCCACCGGAAGTTACAAGCTGGATGGGACCTTCGTCGCTGCTTTTGGCGGCCCGCCCGGGAAAAGAGTCGCCAATCCGTACTACAACGACCCCGCCCTGCTTTCAGCGCCGCTATTTCGTAGCGTGCAGACCGGTCCCGACGTTGCCAGTTTGCTGGCAGTGGAGGGTGGCCCATTGTGGCCGGTAGACCTAACCGACCCCGAATTAAAACCACAAATCGCCCGCCGTCATGCCATCGACCGATTGACCGGAACGCTTTATGCCCCCGCAGTCCCTCACGAATTTGACTGGACCGCCGAGGGCTTTGCACGGGTCGTAGAAGAATATCGCGACTCGAAGTCCGAGGAATCTGACGATATCGCTTCGGCCGAAGCAGCGAGCGAAGTTGCGACCGATTCATCAAAACCGCTTCCAGCGGAATTGGTGGAGGCCTTTGATTTAGCGCTCCAGCAATTCACGCAGGCGAGGTACCAAGGGGACCGCGAAGCCCTACTAAACGCCGACACAAAACAGCACGACGAAGCTTGGTACGCCGTTTTTGACGCCGTCGAAATCAAACCGCCGCCGCGACAAACCTGTGTGATGGTTACCCTGACTCCGCTTGGCGAACAGAAATTGCCTTACGTGGTTGGTCGCGGAGTGATGGGAGGCCCACGCGGAAGACTGCTAACCCTGGCGGAACAATCCGGACTAGAAGCCGCCGCGATCCCCTCGTCAGCTCCGCCTCCATTCAACGTTGTCGAAGCGGTCGGCAGCAGTGGTCGACCTCCGCTACGTCTAGGGGGTCCTCCGGTCGACAATGTAACGATCGACGAAGAAGGGACGATCACCCTAAGTCGGCTGGTGGGATATAGCGTCCTGCTTGGTTTCGGGCTGTCCTACCTGTGCTTCCGAAGCCTGAAAGTAACGATCATGATTTTCGCCGTCGGCGGGATGTCGGCGGTCTTTGGAATGGCGATGGTCGGATGGACGGGAACGGCGGTCGATGCAATCCTCCTCAGCATGCCCTCGCTGGTCTATGTCTTAGGGTTATCCGGGGCGATTCACGTCGTCAACTACTACCGCGATGAAGTGGAATCCGAAGGCCCGGCAGGGGCTGCTGGTCGTGCGTTTCGTCATGCGTTGGTTCCCTGCACCTTAGCCGCCGTTACAACGGCCATCGGTTTGATGTCGCTGTACACCAGCAACATTACCCCGATCCGAAAGTTCGGTTTCTTCTCGGCGTTGGGGGTTTTGGCGACGGTCATCATTCTGTTTGCGTACCTGCCGGCCGCTCTGGAAACATTCATTCCCCACCTGGCCAAGAAAAGGCAAACCAAGAAGAAATCGATCGGCGATGGCGGCGTCTTAGGGCGAGCCTGGGGTGCGGTTGGAGATTTCATCGTCAAACGCCACTGGTGGGTTTCGACCGCAGCGACAGCCTTGCTGATTTTTTGCTTGCTCGGGTTATTCAAAATCCAAACGACTGTCCAACTGCTGAAGTTATTCAGTGCGGACAGTCGCATCATCAACGACTACGCTTGGCTGGAAGACAATTTTGGCAAACTGGTTCCGATGGAACTGGTTGTTCGGCTGCCCGAATCCCCAGACGCGGAAGTTGCAGCGGCGGAGCCCGCCGAGGATACTCGCAGCAGCTGGAACCAAACCGCAAGCAACGCGGCAACCACCTCGGCGGATCCCGAGATGAGCATGCTGGAAAAAGTGGAAGCGGTTTCCAGGATCCAACATGTTGTGGAACAGGCGCTGGGAGAAACAGGCCTGGGAATCGTAGGGCAGGCGATGAGCACCGCCACGTTCCTACCGGACCTACCTCCGCCATCAAACGGAGCCATCAAGTCTGAGCGTTACCTGTTCAATCAAGAACTGACCGTAGGACGCAATGATTTAAAGGGAAGCGACTACTTCCGCGTCGAAGAAAACGGCCCCTTTGCCGGCAGCGACTTATTCCGAATCAGCTTACGCGTCAGCGCGCTGTCCGACGTCGATTACGGACGTTTCATCTACCAACTGCGTGAAACGGTTGAACCAGTACTCGAGGCCTATCGGTCCGAGGAACAAATCAAACAGCGAATGCCGACTCGCTCACGAGGCGTTCGCAAGATTGTTGTCTTGGGGCGTGGTGCGCCGGAACACCTGGGCGTCGAACCGGTTCTGCAACCCAAACCTGAAATGACGCCTGAAGAGCGAAAGGCATCCGAAACGCTTGCTCAGCGGACCCTCCGATTCCTCGAAGGGACGCCTCCGGCAACCGATTCCAGAGTGATTGACCAACGTTCGATCTATGAAACCACGTTGGCGGAATTGCTTAGAAATCACAGCAGCACGCGAGTTCTCTGGCACGACCCAAGCGATGGCAAACTGGACGGCAAAGAGACTCACGAGCAGTGGGGAAAAAACCTTGAATCGGCCGACATGATCATCATGCTTCGGGACCACGAGGACTACGACCTATCGTTCATCGAACAGCATGCAAAAAACTGGATCGATGTCCGTCAAATCCCCTTTGACAGGACGATCCCGACAGTCGTTGACGAAATCCCCGTGGCGGAAAATGCTGGGCCGGTAGAAGTCGTTTATACCGGGGTGGTTCCCGTGGTCTACAAAGCCCAGCGAACCCTGCTGCACAGCTTGGTGGAGTCGATCGGCTGGGCATTTGTGCTGATCGCCGGCGTGATGACAATTTTACTAAACCCAGGCCGAATGCCTTTCACTTGGTTCGCCCCCAGCAACCTGGGATTTGGATTTGCCGCGGGATGCGTGGCGATGATTCCCAACATTTTCCCCGTCGCAGTCGTGTTCGGAACGATGTGTCACATGGGGATCAAGATCGACATCGGAACGATGATGACCGCCTCGGTGGCCATGGGTGTTGCGGTGGACGATACGATCCACTTCCTATCGTGGTTCCGGCATAACCTTGACACGGGTATGGAACGCATTGAAGCGATCAAAGCGACCTACCGTCGTGTCGGTCCTGCGATGACTCAAACGACCATCGTCGGCGGGCTTGGTCTGTTTGTATTTGCACTTAGTTCGTTCACTCCGACTCAACAATTTGGGACGTTGATGCTGGTCATGTTAGCGGCGGCACTGGTCGGCGACTTGATCTTCTTGCCAGCGTTACTTGCCGGCCCGCTCGGTCGACTTTTCAAGGCACGTCCGCCGAAACCAACGGCGAACTTGACCGCTCCAATAAGCGAACAGGATCCACCTGAATTCGATTCAACTTCGAATGAAAACGGGCGCAGCTCTGGTTCCGGCCCGCATTCAGCAGAATCGCAACCGCAAAGTCAGACTCGTTCAAGCGTTCCACCTCCGGCATCGCTACGAACGCGTGGTTTACGAACCGACCAGCCTCATCAGTACGACCCATCCTCGGACCCGGGACCGCATTAA
- a CDS encoding helix-turn-helix transcriptional regulator, with the protein MSHSTNPPAAISLRSVDRELLDALRGGERLGVHELTLALDVTATAVRQRLERLLADGLIERHKVVAGRGRPTFSYSLTVLGHRHAGANHGELADAMWQEILLIPDAGIRDNLLAGIARRLGQGYREHLATGKSDSGSLEERMRELSRLMAGNRIPSDVTLRGEESLPVLGITACPYPGLTDDSELRSMCHLEEEMLSEALGSPVELTSCRLDGHACCQFSPKESGPETAPANDLCENES; encoded by the coding sequence ATGAGCCATTCAACCAATCCTCCTGCCGCGATTTCGTTGCGATCTGTTGATCGTGAATTGCTTGATGCCCTTCGTGGTGGCGAGCGACTAGGAGTCCATGAATTGACTTTGGCCCTTGATGTTACGGCGACCGCCGTTCGTCAGCGGTTGGAGCGTCTTTTGGCAGACGGGCTGATTGAACGCCATAAAGTGGTCGCAGGGCGAGGTCGTCCGACCTTCAGTTATTCGCTGACGGTGCTTGGTCACCGCCATGCGGGAGCGAACCATGGCGAATTGGCCGATGCGATGTGGCAGGAGATCTTGCTGATCCCTGACGCGGGCATTCGGGACAATTTGCTTGCTGGGATAGCTCGACGCCTTGGACAGGGCTACCGGGAGCATTTGGCCACCGGCAAGTCCGACTCAGGGAGCTTGGAGGAGCGGATGCGAGAGCTATCACGGCTGATGGCTGGCAACCGAATTCCGAGTGATGTCACCCTTCGGGGGGAAGAGTCGCTTCCGGTGCTGGGAATCACGGCCTGTCCGTACCCTGGCCTGACGGACGATTCGGAGCTTCGTTCCATGTGTCATTTAGAAGAAGAAATGTTGAGTGAGGCTTTGGGGAGTCCCGTCGAATTGACCAGCTGCCGCCTCGATGGCCATGCGTGTTGTCAATTTTCGCCGAAGGAGAGCGGTCCAGAAACCGCTCCAGCGAACGATTTGTGTGAGAACGAATCGTAG
- the sufC gene encoding Fe-S cluster assembly ATPase SufC, which produces MSHVLKIENLHVAVDGKPILRGVNLTMNHGETHALMGPNGSGKSTLGLAIMGHPNYEVTEGSITLDGKNVLEMEPNERARAGLFLAFQRPIAVPGVKMADFLRHATTNVRRPDRKEGEELIPMREFRKELKDKMQHLRMDVEFARRYVNDGFSGGEMKRAEILQLAMLQPKFAILDETDSGLDADAVRLASESIAEIGGRDKMGLLIITHHDKLLEHNPPEYTHVMLGGRIVETGGKELAEELHQSGYDRIRTSHPEADARNQEMLSEETEVAS; this is translated from the coding sequence ATGAGCCACGTTCTGAAAATCGAAAATTTGCATGTTGCCGTCGACGGCAAACCGATTCTTCGAGGGGTAAACCTGACGATGAATCATGGCGAAACCCATGCACTGATGGGGCCAAACGGTAGCGGAAAAAGTACGCTCGGTTTGGCCATCATGGGGCATCCCAATTACGAAGTGACCGAAGGTTCGATCACTTTGGACGGAAAAAATGTCCTGGAAATGGAGCCCAACGAACGAGCCCGAGCTGGGTTGTTCTTGGCTTTCCAGCGTCCGATCGCCGTCCCGGGCGTGAAGATGGCCGATTTCCTTCGGCATGCCACGACGAATGTTCGTCGGCCCGATCGTAAGGAAGGCGAAGAACTGATTCCGATGCGGGAATTCCGTAAGGAACTGAAAGACAAAATGCAGCATCTGCGAATGGATGTTGAATTTGCTCGCCGATACGTCAACGACGGTTTTTCCGGTGGCGAAATGAAGCGAGCCGAAATCCTGCAGTTGGCGATGCTGCAGCCCAAGTTTGCGATCCTGGACGAAACGGACAGCGGCTTGGACGCCGACGCGGTTCGTTTGGCAAGTGAATCGATCGCGGAGATCGGTGGTCGCGACAAAATGGGTCTGTTGATCATCACGCATCACGACAAGTTGTTGGAACACAACCCTCCTGAGTACACGCACGTCATGTTGGGTGGACGCATTGTTGAAACCGGAGGCAAGGAATTGGCGGAAGAATTGCATCAGAGTGGGTACGACCGAATTCGTACTTCCCACCCTGAAGCCGATGCTCGTAACCAAGAGATGCTGAGCGAAGAAACCGAAGTCGCCAGCTAA